From Pseudomonas fluorescens:
GTGGACGTTATGCGCTGGAGACGCTGGACGAAGCGAACATAGCCGAGGAGTTGCGCAAGCTGGTCGATGGCGCGTTGCTCAACCTTGATGCCATTCCCAGCCCGTCCGGCAGTATGCCGGTAGTGCTGGGGCCCGGTTGGACCGGCATTCTTCTGCATGAAGCCATGGGTCATGGGTTTGAAGGCGACTTCAACCGCTTGGGGACTTCCGCCTATAGCGGGCGCATGGGGGAAAGAGTGGCGCCCAAAGGCGTCAACGTGGTCGACGATGGCTCGCTGCTCGGCCAGAGGGGCTCGGTGAATATCGACGATGAGGGCGAAGCGGGACAATGCACGCCTCTGATCGAAGATGGGATCCTGTGCGGCTACATGCACGACAGCCTCAGCGCTCGTTTGATGAACATGTCCCCTACTGGCAACGGCCGTCGCCAGTCATATGCCCATTTACCGATGCCTCGTATGACCAACACCTTCATGCGCAATGGCGACTTGGTGCCTGAGGAAATCATCGCTTCAGTGAAGCGTGGTCTTTACTTGGCCACTCCAGGCAGCGGCCAGGTCGATATTGTCAGTGGCCAATTCACTTTCCAAAGTGCACTGGCCTACCTGATCGAAGACGGCAAGTTGGTTGCCCCTGTGCGCGGGGCCACCCTGACAGGTAACGGCCCGCAAACGCTCAGCCAAATCAGTATGGTCGGCAATGATCTAGCGCTGGACCCGGGGATGGCGGTCTGTGGAAAAAAAGGCCAGAGCATACCGGTCAGCGTCGGGCAGCCCACTCTGAAAATTGACAATCTTATCGTTGGAGGGACGGCCTGAGCCGTCTCCCACAGGAGCCCTGCATGTCTCTGGTCAACTATCGGCGGGAAGGTTCACTCGCGCTGCTGCAACTGAATAATCCGCCTTTCAACGCCTTCAGCGAAGCGCTGCTGGATGATTTCGCTCGCTGCCTGGCGCTTTACGAGCAGGACGGCGAAGCGCGACTGGCTGTCGTCCATGGGCAAGGTGCGGATTTCTCGATCGGGGCCTTAGCGCACGAGTTGGGCGTGGTGTACAACAGCGACGCAGCACGGCCTCTGGTGGACGCGGTGGAGGCTTGCGCGAAGCCGCTCATAGCCCTGATGCACGGTCGCGTACTAGGGGCGGGGTTGGAGCTTGCGCTGGCGTGCCATTGGCGCCTGGCAACCGCGACCGCCCGTATCGGGGTCCCGGAAATCCACATAGGCCTACCACCGGGGGCTGGCGCCACGCAACGCTTGCCACGGCTGATCGGGATTGAGCCAGCCGTGAAAATGCTGGTGGAAGGTACGCTCATCACGGCCGCACAGGCACGAGACCTGAAGCTGGTTGATAAGGTCCTGGAAGAGGATTGGGCGGGCCATTTCAAAGATATCGTGGACTGGGCGGCGACGCTCGGAGCGCCTCTACAAACCCGCAATCGAAGTCACCTACTCGCGCAAACACCGGAAAACTTCTTCAGCGAATTCCGGGCCACCCAGCCCGCAGAGTTTTTTTCTTACAAAGGCAAGGCTGCCGTATTGCAGGCGGTGGAAGCCATCGACCCGGATGACTTTGATAAGGGTTATGAGTTGGAGGAACGCCTTTATTTAGAGGTCGAGCAATCCGGACAAAAGATGGCCTTGATGAACAGCTTTTTGCACGATGAGGCCGCTGCTTGGCGTACGACACCACGGCCCGACGAGCATGCTCCGCCACTAAGGGCGGTGACGTTATCCGCAGCGCAGCTTCCTCTCGGCTGTAAGCTGAGCGTCGATGGCGTGCAGATTAATTGGATCAAGCCTAATGCAATGCGATCCGAGACACTGTCCGCGTTGGAAGCTACAGACGTATGGTTGGACTGTACCGAGGGACCACAGGCAGATCGGTTGGAGGCCCTCGCCAGCTATTGCGCGGCGATGAAACCGGGCGCGGTTATTGTTTATGCGATTCGCGAAGGGGAAAGCGTTGACTTGACTCAGCTCCCCGAGCAGATACAGGGGCATGCTTTGCTGCCTGCTTTTATCTACGGCACAGGACCCAAGACACTCCTACAGTTCTGGATTCGCGAGTCGAATCAACCCCAGCACGTTCAGTTGGCAGTGCGAGGTGCACGAGCCATAGGGCTGGCGTGTGTGCATTCACCTGGCCAGCGGCTATTAGGGCAAGAAATGAGGACTGGTTGGGCGGCGGACCTCGATAACCTCCTGGTCGGTGGTGTAAGCCTGGAATCCATTACGCGAGTGTGCCGAAGTTTCGGTCTATCGCTGACGGCCATGCAATGGTCGCCGCTTGGCTCCCGCCCGATCACCGAGCTCGATTGCCCGCTCGACGATGAAGGTGTGCTCCAGGCGATTCTCTGTTCCATTGCCAATCAGGGCTGTCGCCAGCTAAGTGCAGGACTGGCGATGAATCCTGAGGATATCGACATGCTGATAACCCGCGGCTATGGCTACCCACCGCACCAGTCTGGCCCCATGGCGCGCTGGTCCCAAGGCGTGGTGTCGCTGCACGACAACCTGGCGAAGTTGCAGGCGCAGTTTGGTGAAAGCTGGGAACCAGCGCCCATGCTTAAACGTTTGGCTAAGGAATTACGGCGCGCGTAGTTCCCGTAGGGCAGCTATTGCGCAGCATGCCCCCGGCCAGTCAGGGTTATCTCGTTGGCGTGCATGCCGGCCTGGAGCACGTCACCGATTTGATTGAAGACGTCCATCGTGCCCCAGGCATCGCTTTCCAGAGCCCCGCGCCGGAGTTGCCCGATGATTTGACTCCCTGACGACATCATCCATGGTGTCGTGGGTTTCAACTTGCGCGACCCCAGTGAAATTCACCTTAAATACGAAGCCGTTATCTTTAATGAACAATCTCCAATTCGTACATATCGTTTCAGCGACTCTGCGACACGTGCGCCAGGAGTTTCCGTACTCCCAAAACCGCGTGTTCGAGTCTGCCGAAGACCTGCAAAAACCAAGTAGTGTGCACCCGATTTTCTATGGCAGTTTCGACTGGCATTCCTGTGTCCATAGTCACTGGCTTCTGCTTCGTGCCTTGGAGCGAGCGCCACAAGATCCGCAGGCGCAGCAGATTGAGCAGCACTTCAACAGCCACTTCACGGGACCGAAGGTAGAGGCTGAGCTAGACTTCTTTCGTCGACCGGCCCAGGCCGGTTTTGAGCGCCCTTATGGATGGGTCTGGTTGCTCAAGCTCGCCGCCCAGCTCAAAGAATCGACCTTGCCACAAGCGCCGCAGTGGCTTGCGAACTTGGAGCCTCTGGCCGAGTTGATAGCCTCACGACTAAAGAGCTATTTGCCAAAACTTGTTTACCCGATTCGCTCCGGACAACACAACAACACCGCCTTCGCGCTCTTGCTTGCGCTCGACTATGCGCAGGCCTTCAACCACATTGAGTTTGACCGGTTACTACAGGGACTGGCCCTCTCATACTTCCAGGATGCTGTCGCTTGCCCAGACCTTGAGCCGGGCGGTGAGGATTTTCTATCTCCCACCTGGCAGCAGGCCCTGCTGATGCAACGGGTTCTGGCACCGGAAGCGTTCCGTCAGTGGTTCTCGAAATATCTACCCGCTCCGAGCTTTTCTGCGACCGGCAGTCTTTTCATCCCTGTCCAGGTCAGTGACCGCACTGATGGTCGCCTGGCCCATCTGGACGGGCTGAATCTCAGTCGCGCCTGGTGTATGACCCGTATCTCCCAAGGCTTTGCTGCCGGCAGCGATGAGCGTCGCCGACTGACCGAGTCGGCGGCGATGCATCTGCAGGCAAGCAGCGACCACCTGCATGACCATTACATGGGCGAGCACTGGCTCGCCACCTTTCTATTTTTGGCGCTTGATGCCTGATCTCTATCTCCAAGAGGGGCGTTGGATGCACCCTGCCCCCCCCAACGCTAAGGTCTGACGCCTCAGCACATAAATTCCAGGCAAAAAAAAGCCACTCATATGAGTGGCTTTTTTAAATTTTGGAGCGGGAAACGAGACTCGAACTCGCGACCCCGACCTTGGCAAGGTCGTGCTCTACCAACTGAGCTATTCCCGCGTCTTGGTGATGCGCATTCTATAGAATCCTCACCACCCGTCAACCCCTTGATTCAAAAAAGTTTTATTTCTTTTCAACGGTGGTACGCAGATGCGGCCAGGCAGCGCGTAAATACTGGAGCATGGACCACAACGTCAGGCCAGCGGCGATCAGGAGCAAGGCATAGCCCAGCAGCACCCAGAAGGTGAAATCCGACGGGTTGGCCAGCAGGATCACCAGTGCAAGCATCTGCGCGGCGGTTTTCCATTTGCCCATGTTCGAAACAGCCACATGGGCACGGGCACCAATTTCGGCCATCCATTCGCGCAGGGCCGAGACAACGATCTCGCGCCCGATGATTACGGCAGCCGGCAAGGTCAACCACAGGTTACCGTGCTCCTGTACCAGAAGGACCAAGGCCACGGCGACCATCAATTTGTCGGCCACCGGGTCGAGGAATGCGCCGAACGGCGTGCTCTGTTCCAGGCGGCGAGCCAGGTAGCCATCAAGCCAGTCGGTTGCGGCAGCAAAAGCAAATACCGAACTGGAGGCCATATAGCTCCACTCGTACGGCAAATAGAACAACAGAATGAAAATCGGAATAAGGAGAACGCGTAGAACGGTGATCAGATTAGGGATATTCATCGGCACAACTGGCTACGAGGTGAGAAGGCATTCTATTCGCTGTGCAGATTGGCATAAATCAACTCAGCGAGCTTTTTACTGATACCGGGAGCTTTGGCAATTTCGTCAATGCTGGCACGGGATAGCTCCTGCAAGCCACCAAAATGTTTAAGCAGATCGCGTCGGCGTGTCGGGCCAACCCCGGCAACCCCTTCCAGCGTTGAAGTTCGCCGGGTTTTACCGCGACGGGCACGATGGCCGGTAATGGCGAAACGATGCGCCTCGTCGCGGATCTGTTGGATCAGGTGCAGCGCGGGGGAGTCGCCCTTCAAGGTGAACTCATGGGCGGCATCATTCAAGTACAACGTCTCGAAACCAGCCTTGCGCGTGGTCCCCTTGGCCACGCCGAGCAGGATCAGGTCAGGCACCGCCAGTTCGTTAAGCACGTCACGGGCCATGGACAACTGGCCCTTGCCGCCATCGACCAGCAGGATATCGGGCAGTTTGCCCTCCCCGTCCTTCAACTTGCTGAAGCGGCGCGTGAGGGCCTGGTGCATCGCGGCGTAGTCGTCGCCAGCGGTGACGCCTTCGATGTTATAGCGCCGATAATCGGACTTGATCGGCCCCTCCGGCCCGAATACCACGCACGAGGCCACCGTCGCCTCGCCGCTGGAGTGGCTGATGTCATAGCACTCCAGGCGCTGGGGTGGCTCGTCCAGGTTGAGGACTTCGGCCAGGGCCTCGAAGCGTGCGGCCACGTGCTGTCGATTGGCCAGACGTGCCCCCAGGGCCTGCTCGGCATTGGTCACGGCCAGTTGCTGCCAGCGGGCACGGGTGCCGCGCACGCGGTGGCTGATGTCCAGCTCGCGACCACGCAGTTCGTGGATCGCCTCGATCAATGTGGGGAAATCTTCATGCACCACGTTGACGATCAATTCGGACGGCAAGTCGCGCTCGGGGCTGCTGACGTAGTACTGGCCAAGGAAGGCGGCCATGACTTCGGCCACCTCCTCGTCGATACCGGTCTGCGGGAAGAAGTTCTTGCTGCCCAGCACCCGCCCGCCACGCACGCTGATCAGGTGCACACAGGCGCCGCCCGGGTTGACGAAAGCCGCGACCACGTCGACGTCGCCGGTGCCGCCCTCCATGCTTTGCTGGTCCTGCACACGGCGCAACAGGGAGATCTGGTCACGCAGCTCGGCAGCGCGCTCGAAATCCAGGGTGCTGGCTGCCTGCTCCATGGCACCGGACAGTTCATCGGTCAGGGCATTGCTGCGACCTTCGAGGAACATCACCGAGTGACGTACATCTTCGGCGTACTCCGCCGGCTCCACCAGACCCACACAGGGCGCCTTGCAGCGTTTGATCTGGTATTGCAGGCACGGCCGCGTACGGTTCTTGTAGAAGCTGTCTTCGCACTGGCGCACGAAAAAGGTCTTCTGCAGCAGGCTCAGGCTTTCGCGGATGGCGCCGGCGCTGGGGTAAGGGCCGAAGTACTTGCCCTTCTGCTTCTTCGCGCCACGATGAATGCTCAAGCGTGGGAAGTTACCGTCGGATAAAAACACGTAGGGGTAGGATTTATCGTCGCGCAGCAGGATGTTGTAAGGCGGCCGCCACTCCTTGATCAGCGTCTGTTCCAGCAGCAGCGCTTCGGTTTCATTGGCCGTGATGGTCGTCTCGACCTGGGCGATGCGCGCCACCAGGGCGGCCGTCTTGGGCGCCAGGCCGCTCTTGCGAAAGTAGCTCGCCAGGCGGTTTTTCAGGTTCTTGGCTTTGCCGACATAGAGCAGGCGTGCCTCGCTGTCGAACATGCGGTACACGCCGGGGCGACCACTGCAGGTTGAGAGGAAGGCACTTGGATCAAACGGTGTGGTCATGTCAGGCGCTGGCGTCCACCATGCCGTGGCGGACCGCGAGCAGGGTCAATTCAACATCACTGCTGATGGCGAGCTTCTCGAAAATCCGATAGCGGTAGGTATTGACGGTCTTGGGCGACAAGCACAGCTTGTCGGAGATTGTCTGTACTTTCTGGCAACCGACAATCATCAAGGCGATCTGGATTTCCCGCTCGGACAGCGCATCGAATGGCGAGTCGCTGGTGGGCTGGAAAGATTTGATGGCCAACTGCTGGGCAATCTGTGGGCTGATATAACGCTGGCCTGCAAACACCAGGCGAATGGCTTGCACCATCTCTGCCAGGCCCGCACCCTTGGTCAGGTAACCCGCCGCCCCTGCCTGCAAGAGGCGGGTCGGAAACGGGTCTTCCTCACATACGGTCACCACTACGACCTTGATGTCCGGGTGACTGCGCAACAACTTGGTGGTGGCGCCAAGACCGCCAATCCCAGGCATCTTCACGTCCATCAACACCACATCCGGCTTCAATTCCCGAGCCTTGATCAGGGACTCCTCCCCCGATTCAGCCTGGCCGACTACTTGCAGGCCATCGATGTCAGCCAGCATTCGTGTAATGCCTGTACGAACGAGATCATGGTCATCGACTACTAGCACCCTAATCAAGCAGACACCTCGCGATATGGTCTTATAGGTTGCCGAGCACCTTAGCAAAAACCAAGGCACAGACCTAGTTGCAAGTGTCATATATATAGAGTTTAAACGCGCTGCGCCTGTTCCTCGGGTGAGGAACAGCGTTGTTTCCTGGGCAAAAGGTCAGGAACCCTAGGGCAGCGGCTTGAGTTTATCGTTCACTATCGATGAAAGCTCGGCCAAGGTTGAGGTCAAGCGCCGGATCGCATCCTGGTCCTCCTTGAACATTGCCCGGTAGTTGCCCAGGACTTTTTCTTCGAGATGACTCAGGTTATCCAGTTGCGTCGGAGTAGGAGTGCCCGTCAACACGTACAGGATGTCCACACCTCTCGCTGCCACGCGCGACAAGTAATCCGCTTTCGGTGCGCGCCCTCCGTTTTCATACTTGCCTTGGGCGTTGGCCTCTACGCCTCCTATCTCACCAAAAACTTTTTGCGACAGGCCAAGCCGCTCTCTTTCTTGCCTTAAACGCGAACCGATTCCACTCATTTGGATGTATGATCCTAAATTGGCACACCCCAAGAGGTGATACGTTCATCCCTTGGTTAAACAAATTTGAACGGTTTTGAACTATGCCCGGAATCCGCACCGCTGCACAAGCCAAGGCTTGGCTTGAACACCAAGGTAAATCAGTTCAAGCATTCGCCCGGGAACACGGCGTGGACCCGGCAACCACGTATCAAGTGCTCGCTGGGCGCAAAAAGGGACGGCGTGGAGAGGCCCACAAGGTGGCAGTGCTGCTGGGCATGAAAGAAGGGATTATCCTGGATGAACCTGAAGTCCAGCACAGCGATAGAGAAGTAGTTTCCTGAAGCCAGTATGCGCTAATTCAAGTGCAGTGCCTGTTTTAGTCGAGAGTCTGACAAAGACGCTCCATTTGCCAGAAGCACTCTTCATCCCGGACGACATTCAATCCGTGCCGGAGATAAAGCAACCTGGCAGGATTGGTCTTGAACACCGTCAGACGCAGCAGCCTCAAACCCAACGCGCGAGTCTTGAGGACCATCTGCTCCAACACCCAACTGCCCGCGCCTTGCCCGCGAAACGCCTCGACCAGGTGTAACTCGCGGATGAACAGCGCCTCATCGTCCCGGCTCAGGCTGATAAAACCTATCACGGCATTGTCGCGACAGATCAACCAGCTTTCTCGTCCCGCCCAGGCTGTATCGAAGCCTTCATTGGACCAGATGAAACCGAATTGCTCGTAGTAACGATTCATCGCTTCACGGGTGAGCGTACGTGCAAACAGCCGGTCCTGATCCGTCGCCTCGCGCAAGTGGAATGTCATACCGTCACGCCCTCCCTTTTCAGATCGCCACCTGCCGTCCGGTCCAGCGCCCAGCCTCGCGACGCGCAATGACCAGTGCTTCGCCAGTGCCGGACGCCGCAGCAACCAGGCCATCGGCAGCCCAGATGGCACTTTGCCCGGCAGAGGTCCAGCCGCCCGTTGGGCCCCCATGGTTGGCCATCACTACCAGCATACGGTGCTCAGCCGCGTACCCCTGCAACAGAGTGGTATCGGCAGCATAGCCAGCCTCGCTGATCAACACGCCGGCGGCATACACGTTTGCTCCCGATTGCGCGGCATTGCGCGGATGACTGGAGTGGGAGAAATCTGCGCACACCGCCAGCGCAATCCGATCGTCTCCCCACGCCAACGCTGCACCGCCCTGTCCCGCAATGAATGCCACCTCTTCGCCGGGATGCAGATGCTGCTTGGTGTAGACCCCCAAGGAGCCATCCGCCCCCAGCACCAGGGCACCGATCAACACGCCCGTGCCTGGAGCCAATCGGATCGGCATGCCCACCACCGCCGTCAACCGCAGCTCTCGCGCCATTTCCCGCAGGGGCGCCAGCCGTGCGTCTTCAGTCGCTATGGCCAATTCATCCGCCAGGGACGGTTCATACCCGGTCAATGACAGCTCTGGGAACACCAGCAATTGCACGCCATGGCCGGCTGCCGCCCGCATGAACGCCAGGTGCCGCTGAAGATTGGCCGGCACATCGCCCGCGATGGAAGTTGTTTGGGCTGCTGCAAGGGTCAAGGCAGTCATGGTCGCGTCCCCGCAATCATTATCGAAGTGCGACCAGCATATCGGCACTCCCCCCATAGTCGTAAGTACCTCCACGTAATAGAAATTACTGATTGAATCCAACCGCAAGCCTCTAGTAAGCTCCCCCCATCATTTGGAGACATACCATGTTGCAACTCACCCAAACCCAGGTTTGCCCTGCTTCCAGCGCCCCGCGCTCGGTCGTGGCTACCCGCGTTAACGGTTTGAGCGCACTGGTCAGCTTTTATTTTGGGTATTGGTTTAGCCACTGGCGCGCCTGATACCTGAAATCGGCGCCCACTACTCAAGGGGTCGCCTACCAGAGAAATCTAACCCCCGGTCGGCTCCCCGACCGGGGGTTTTGTTTTTTCAGGCCGCCACTTTTTTTGATTGATCAAGAACACTTAAAGGAATCACGTCATGAACTACGCCACTTATTACCGCTACGACACTTCCACTGCATGGCGATTTAGCAAGCTCCGCTCGGGACAGCCTGCCGCCTCCGATCGGTCACCTATTGGTGGCAAGCCAACTCACGTAGCCAATACGGCCAATTGTCGAACACCCCAGTAGGGCCAAGCGTGCGGGAACAGCCCGCCGCTTGCCCAGGAAGCCTTGAATATGAACTCCTCCGTCGCCGCTCTGCCCCTCTCTGCCCTGAACAGCGCCTTGACCAGCGCCAATGAAGCCCTGACCCAGCGCTTGCCCAGCGCGCTTGAGCTCAAGCACCAGTTGCCCCTCAGCCCGTTCCTCGACCAGCAGATCCACGCCCATCGCCAAGCCGTGCGTGCCATCCTCAATGGCGACGACTCTCGCTTGCTGGTGATTGTCGGCCCCTGCTCGATCCACGACCCGAAATCGGCCATGGAATACGCGCGCAACCTGAAGAGGCTGGCCCTGGATGTCAGCGACCAGATGCTGCTGGTGATCCGCGCCTACGTCGAAAAACCGCGCACCACTATCGGCTGGAAAGGCCTGGCCTACGATCCCCACCTGGATGGCAGCGACGACATGGCCGCGGGCCTGACCCTGTCCCGCGAGCTGATGCGCGAAATGCTGCGCCTGGGCCTGCCGGTTGCCACCGAGCTGCTGCAACCCATGGCCGCCGGCTACTTCGACGACCTGCTCAGTTGGGTCGCCATTGGCGCGCGCACCACCGAATCGCAGATCCACCGCGAAATGGCCAGCGGCCTGGGCCTGCCCGTGGGCTTCAAGAACGGTACCGACGGCGGCGTCGCGATTGCCTGTGACGCGATGCGCTCGGCCTCCCACCCGCATCGACACTTCGGCGTCGACAGCCAGGGCCACCCGGCGATCATCCAGACCTCGGGCAACCCCGACACCCATCTGGTGCTGCGCGGCGGTCACCGTGGGCCGAATTACGACGCGCAGAGTGTGGCCCAGGTGAAACTCGACCTGGCCAAGGCCAAGGTGGCCGCGCGGATCATGGTCGATTGCAGCCATGCCAACAGCGGCAAAGACCCGCTGCGTCAGCCGGCGGTGTTCAATGACGTGCTGGAGCAACGCCTGCAAGGGGATACCGCGCTGATCGGCATGATGCTGGAAAGTCATCTGTTCGAAGGCTGCCAACCGTTGAGCGCATCGATGAACTATGGCGTGTCGGTGACCGATGGTTGCCTGGGGTGGGATAGCACCGAGCAGTTGCTGCGCAATGCGGCAGAGCGTTTGCGGGAACACCGCGCAGCCCACTGACGGGCATCTGGGAGGGGACAGGCCCCCTCCCCCATTGAAGGGATGTTCGGTTCAGGACAGGGGGTGCAGCGCTTCGTCGAACTGCTCAAGTTTCGGGAACACCAGGGGCTGCTCATCCGCCAGCCCTTGCAGCCGCTGCTCGTACCCCATCAGAAAATCCTGCCGCGCTTCGGTGCTGATATACGGCACATGCCATGCCACAAACGGCGCCAGCACCTCAAACCCCACATACGCCAGCGTCCCGCGCAGAATCGGGCGCAACATCTCCTCCAACGGACCATGGATCGCCCCCTCGCCGAACATATGCTCGCGCCCACCCAAGGTTACCGTGACCAGCGCCCGCTTGCCCGCCAGCCCACCCTGATAGTAAAAGCGCTTACCGCCGTAACACACCCCCGACACCAGCACCCGGTCGATCCACCCCTTGAGCATCGCCGGTGCCGAGAACCAGAAGATCGGAAAATTAAGGATCAACAGATCAGCCCACAGCAACTTATCCAGCTCACCCTGGATATCCGCCGCTATCGACTGCTTTTTCACCCCCAGGCGCTGCTCCAGGGCGTACACCAGGTAGTCGGGATTCTCTCGGGTGGAAAAATCCGACGCCGATACCACCGGGTTCCAGTTCATGGCATACAAATCGCTGACCTGCACCGCATGCCCCAGTCCTTGCAGCGTGGCGATGGCCTGGTCGCGCAGCGCGGCGGTAAACGACTGCGGCTCCGGATGGGCATGCACAATCAAAACTTTCATGTCAGTTCCTCAAGCAATAGGCGCCGCCCGTTGGGCCAGTCAAACCGCTCGGCCACAACGCTGGGTGTGAGGATGTCCCGTAGGTGCATGGCTTGAGTCATGTGGTGTTCGCCCATGGTCTTGCTCCTCTGAAGGTCAACAGGCACAGGCATGTTTCAGCTCGATCAAGGTCACGCCATTGCGCTTGAAGCCATTGCGCAAGTCCGTTTGCAGTTCATCCAGGTTCTGTGGCTGGTTCACCGTGCAGCCGAATGCCTGGCCGAGCAGCGCGAAATTCGGATTGCGCGGCAGCACGCCGATAGGTTCGATCTCGAGGCTCAGCATGTCGTCGCGGATCTGGCCAAGGGCGTCGTTGTTCCACAGCAGTACCACCAGCGGGCTGTCCAGTTCCTCGACGGCGGTCGCCAGTTCCTGGGCGGTGTAGAGAAAACCGCCGTCGCCCACCAGCACCAACCCCGGGCGTTGCGGCGCGGCGAACTTGGCACCGATGCCCGCCGGCAGGCCATAGCCCAGCGTGCCGTAGCCAGTGGGGTGCAGCCAGCTGCGCGGCGCGCGGCTTTGGAAGGCATAGTTGCCGGTATAGGCCAGTTGGGTCATGTCGCTGCTGATGAAGGCGTTGACGGGCAACTCGGCGTGGATACGCTCGAAAATGGCCTGGTGGATCGACTGCAATGGACCGTGCCCCCGCGCTATTGCCTGCCGCAACGTCGCGACGTGTGATGCCGCCGCGTCAGCGTCGCGCGGTGCAGACGGCAGGCGTTCCAGCAAGGCCCGTAAGGTCTGCTCGGCGTCGCCGTTAAGCGCCACCGCACAGGGGTAGACATCATTGAATTTGCGCGGGTCGATATCCACCCGCAGCAGCTCGCCCTTGAGCGGCAAACGCTCGCACCAATAATCGGTGTCGGCCATCTCGGTGCCGACTGCCAGCACCACATCCGCCTCGCTGATCAGTTGCCAGCCCGGCGCCACGCAAAGGGTCGCACCGGCATTCAACGGGTCATCGATCGGCAACAGGCCTTTACCCGCGACACTGGTGAAAAACGGTGCCGCCAGCACTGTGCTCAAGCGCCGCAACACCGCACCGGCCGCCAGCGCGCCACCGCCGGCAATGATCATCGGGCGCCTGGCCGCAGAGAGTTTCGCCGCCGCCTGATCCAGGCAGTGCGCCGCAGGCAGGCCGCGCCCGGGACGCCGCACCACCTCATGGCTCCAGTCCCTTTGAATGGGCGCCGCCAACACATCCAGTGGTACCGAGATATGCACCGGCCGTGGCCGCTCACTGTCGAACACGGCATAGGCACGGGCGATCAATTCGGGCAAGTCCTCGGCACTCAAGGCCACCGCTGAAAACGCAGTGATCGGCGCGGTGATCGCCCGCTGGTCCTGGGTCTCATGCAAGCTGCCCCAGCCCTTGCCCAGGCTGGCGGTGTGGTTGACGCTGGAAATCACCAGCATCGGGATCGAGTCCGCGTAAGCCTGGCCGATGGCCGTTGCCGCATTGGTCACGCCGGGCCCGGTGATCACAAAGCACACCCCCGGCTTGCCGCTGACCCGCGCATAACCGTCGGCCATAAAGCCTGCGCCCTGTTCGTGGCGAGCCAACACGTGGCGAATGCCGCTGCCAGGCAACCCGCGATACAGCTCCAGGGTGTGCACGCCGGGAATGCCGAACACCGTGTCGACCGCATAGTGGGCCAGCAATCGCACCAGGGCTTGGCCGCCGGTCATCGTTTTATCGTGCATGCTCATCTCCTAAACGAATCAACGCATCGACCGCCGTGGCGCCCTGGGCATTGACCAGTAATGGGTTTACATCCAGTTCCAGCAATTGCCCGGCGTTGGCGCATGCGTAGTCGGCCACTGCACGGATGGCGGCGACCAACGCGTCCATATCCGCCACCTCGCGCCCGCGAAAGCCTTGCAGCAAGACAGCGCTGCGCAAGCTGAGCACAGCATGGCGGATCGCATCATCCGTGGTGGGCAGCAGCAGGCTGCGGCTG
This genomic window contains:
- the uvrC gene encoding excinuclease ABC subunit UvrC encodes the protein MTTPFDPSAFLSTCSGRPGVYRMFDSEARLLYVGKAKNLKNRLASYFRKSGLAPKTAALVARIAQVETTITANETEALLLEQTLIKEWRPPYNILLRDDKSYPYVFLSDGNFPRLSIHRGAKKQKGKYFGPYPSAGAIRESLSLLQKTFFVRQCEDSFYKNRTRPCLQYQIKRCKAPCVGLVEPAEYAEDVRHSVMFLEGRSNALTDELSGAMEQAASTLDFERAAELRDQISLLRRVQDQQSMEGGTGDVDVVAAFVNPGGACVHLISVRGGRVLGSKNFFPQTGIDEEVAEVMAAFLGQYYVSSPERDLPSELIVNVVHEDFPTLIEAIHELRGRELDISHRVRGTRARWQQLAVTNAEQALGARLANRQHVAARFEALAEVLNLDEPPQRLECYDISHSSGEATVASCVVFGPEGPIKSDYRRYNIEGVTAGDDYAAMHQALTRRFSKLKDGEGKLPDILLVDGGKGQLSMARDVLNELAVPDLILLGVAKGTTRKAGFETLYLNDAAHEFTLKGDSPALHLIQQIRDEAHRFAITGHRARRGKTRRTSTLEGVAGVGPTRRRDLLKHFGGLQELSRASIDEIAKAPGISKKLAELIYANLHSE
- the uvrY gene encoding response regulator transcription factor GacA, which encodes MIRVLVVDDHDLVRTGITRMLADIDGLQVVGQAESGEESLIKARELKPDVVLMDVKMPGIGGLGATTKLLRSHPDIKVVVVTVCEEDPFPTRLLQAGAAGYLTKGAGLAEMVQAIRLVFAGQRYISPQIAQQLAIKSFQPTSDSPFDALSEREIQIALMIVGCQKVQTISDKLCLSPKTVNTYRYRIFEKLAISSDVELTLLAVRHGMVDASA
- a CDS encoding helix-turn-helix domain-containing protein; translated protein: MSGIGSRLRQERERLGLSQKVFGEIGGVEANAQGKYENGGRAPKADYLSRVAARGVDILYVLTGTPTPTQLDNLSHLEEKVLGNYRAMFKEDQDAIRRLTSTLAELSSIVNDKLKPLP
- a CDS encoding DNA-binding protein; the protein is MPGIRTAAQAKAWLEHQGKSVQAFAREHGVDPATTYQVLAGRKKGRRGEAHKVAVLLGMKEGIILDEPEVQHSDREVVS
- a CDS encoding GNAT family N-acetyltransferase, whose protein sequence is MTFHLREATDQDRLFARTLTREAMNRYYEQFGFIWSNEGFDTAWAGRESWLICRDNAVIGFISLSRDDEALFIRELHLVEAFRGQGAGSWVLEQMVLKTRALGLRLLRLTVFKTNPARLLYLRHGLNVVRDEECFWQMERLCQTLD
- a CDS encoding carbon-nitrogen hydrolase family protein; this translates as MTALTLAAAQTTSIAGDVPANLQRHLAFMRAAAGHGVQLLVFPELSLTGYEPSLADELAIATEDARLAPLREMARELRLTAVVGMPIRLAPGTGVLIGALVLGADGSLGVYTKQHLHPGEEVAFIAGQGGAALAWGDDRIALAVCADFSHSSHPRNAAQSGANVYAAGVLISEAGYAADTTLLQGYAAEHRMLVVMANHGGPTGGWTSAGQSAIWAADGLVAAASGTGEALVIARREAGRWTGRQVAI
- a CDS encoding 3-deoxy-7-phosphoheptulonate synthase; protein product: MNSSVAALPLSALNSALTSANEALTQRLPSALELKHQLPLSPFLDQQIHAHRQAVRAILNGDDSRLLVIVGPCSIHDPKSAMEYARNLKRLALDVSDQMLLVIRAYVEKPRTTIGWKGLAYDPHLDGSDDMAAGLTLSRELMREMLRLGLPVATELLQPMAAGYFDDLLSWVAIGARTTESQIHREMASGLGLPVGFKNGTDGGVAIACDAMRSASHPHRHFGVDSQGHPAIIQTSGNPDTHLVLRGGHRGPNYDAQSVAQVKLDLAKAKVAARIMVDCSHANSGKDPLRQPAVFNDVLEQRLQGDTALIGMMLESHLFEGCQPLSASMNYGVSVTDGCLGWDSTEQLLRNAAERLREHRAAH